From the Agromyces laixinhei genome, the window CACTGTCATTCCGCCGACCGTGCTCGTGCAAGACGAGGTACGCGACGTGTTCGCGGGGCAGCCCGGGCTCGGCCGTCTCGGCCAGCGCATCGTCGCCACCTCGTTCAACGTGTCGGGCATCGAGCGGCGCCACTCGGTGCTCGACGAGCTGCGCTGGGACGCGCGCCCCGACAACCCGGTGTTCTTCGACATCGACTCGGGTGAGCTGCTGATGCCGGGCACGAAGGTGCGCAACGAGCTCTACGCAGAACATGCGACGAAGCTCTACATCGAGGCGGGCCGCGCGGCGATCGAGGCGACGCCGGGCCTCGAGGCATCCGATGTCACGCATGTCATCACCGTCTCGTGCACGGGCTTCTACGCGCCCGGCCCCGACTTCATGATCGCCCGCGAGCTGGGGCTCGACCCCGGCGTCGAGCGCTACCACCTCGGGTTCATGGGCTGCTACGCGTCGATTCCGGCATTGCGCATCGCCTCGCAACTTGCGAAAGCGGATGCCTCGGCGGTGGTGCTCGTCGTCTCCGTCGAGCTCTGCACGCTGCACCTGCGCACCTCGAACGACCCCGACACGATCGTGGCGTCGTCGCTGTTCGCCGACGGTGCGGGCTCCGGAATCGTCACGGCCCGGCCGTTGGAATCGGGGGAGCGGGCCTTCGATCTCGACCGCTTCGCGACCCGCATCACACCGGTCGGCGAGGGTGACATGGCGTGGAAGATCGGCGACCACGGCTTCGAGATGGTGCTCTCCAACGCGATCCCGGCGATCATCGACGACCACATCACCGGTGCGCTCGAGCCGCTCTTCGCGCACGACGACGCGCTCGCCGCGGCGCTCGCGGGCGACGGGTCCTCCGACGCCGTCGAGCACTGGGCGATCCACCCCGGCGGGCGGTCGATCCTCGACAAGGTCGAGTCGCGGCTCGGTCTCACCGAGGCGCAGCTCGTGCCGGCGCGCGAGACGCTGCGCGACTACGGCAACATGTCGAGCGCGACGGTGCTGTTCGTGCTGCGCAACATCCTGCACTCGGATGCCGCCGCCGACGGCGACCGGGTCGCCGCGATGGCCTTCGGACCGGGGCTGACGGTCGAATCGGCGCTCATGACCGTTCGGGTGTGACGGTCGTGTCGCCCTGCTCATCTGCGTCGCCGGCGTCTGGGTCGCCGGCGGGCCTCGGGTCGCAGGCGTCTGGGTCGCCGGCGGGCCTCGGCTCGCGCGACGGCGAGGCGCAGGAGCTCATGGACAGCCCCGACGCCGATCCCGCGATGCTCGCGAAGACCTACGAGCGGTTCCGGCTCGTGAACGCCGTCGTCTCGGGGGAGCGCGCGGTGTACCTGCAGTGGGTGCGGCCGCGGCTCTCCCCGGTCTGGGGCACGCGCCTGCTCGACATCGGAGCGGGCAGCGCCGACCTGCCGCGACGGCTGCTGCGATGGGCCGAGGAAGACGGGCTGCGTCTCGAGGTCACCGCGATCGATCCCGATGCGCGGGCGATGGCGTGGGCGGCGGCGAAGCCGCCGACGGCCGGGTTGACGCTGCGGCGGGCCATGAGCGGCGAGCTCGTCGACGAGGGCGAGCACTTCGACGTCGTCATCTCGAACCACGTGCTGCACCACCTCGATGGGCGCGAGTTCGGGGCGCTCCTGCGAGACAGCGAGCTGCTGCTCGGCCCCGGCGGTCTCGCCGTGCACGGCGACATCGAGCGCACGCGGCTCGGCTACGCGGGCTTCTGGCTCGGCACACTGCCGTTCGCGGGCAACCTGCTCGCCGGTTCGTACATTCGCCCCGACGGGCTCACCTCCATTCGTCGCAGCCACACCGCGGCAGAACTCGCGCCCGTACTGCCCGATGGCTGGGCTGTGCGGCGGGCGTTCCCGTCGCGACTCGAGGTGATCTGGGGAGTGGATGTCTGAGGCATCCGCCGCCCGAAGCGGTGACGGCGGGCACGTTCGGATGCGCGACGTCGCCATCGTGGGCGGCGGACCCGTGGGCCTGTTGCTCGCCTGCCTGCTCGCGCAGCGCGGCCGCGATGTCGTCGTGCTCGAGCGGCGCACCGTGCGCTCGGGGCGGTCGCGGGCGATCGGCATCCACCCGCCGGGGCTGGGCGCGCTCGGCCGGGTCGGCCTCGACGCCGAGGTGCGGGATTCGGGCGTCGAGATCCGTGACGGACGTGTGACGTGCGAGGGCCGCGTGCTCGGGTCGATGTCGTTCGCGCGAGCCGGCTCGGTGTGGTCGCTGCCGCAGCTCGAGACCGAGGCCATGCTCGAGCGCCGTCTCGAGGACCTCGCGCCTGGCGCACTCGAGCATGGCGTCGAGGTGCGTACGCTCCGCGACCGGGGCACGCACGTCGAGGTCGCGGGCGACCGAGGCGACGGGACCGTCGCAGTACGCGCGCGCTACGTGGTCGGTGCCGACGGGGTGCGCAGCGGCATCCGCGACCTCGTGGGCATCGGCTGGGCGCCGCGTCCTGGCCGCGCGCACTATGTGATGGGCGACACCCGCGACGACACCGGGGAGCCGTCGACGGCGCTGCTGCACTTCGAGCCCGCGGGCGTCGTCGAGTCGTTTCCCCTGCCCGGCGGGCGTCGCCGGTGGGTCGCGTGGGTGCGGCGGCCGCCGCGGGAGGCCGGGGCGCCGCAACTCGCCACGATCGTCGCCGCGCGCGTCGACGGCCGGTTCGACGTGTCGGCCGCGGCTGAGCCGAGCGTCTTCGAGGCGCGCCAGCACCTGGCCGAGCGGATGCATCGCGGCCGCGTCGCGCTCGTCGGCGATGCCGCGCACGAGATCAGCCCGATCGGCGGTCAGGGCATGAACCTCGGCTGGCTCGACGCCCTCGCCCTCGACCGCGACCTTGCGGCGGCGCTCGACGCCGGCGCCCCGCTCGACGCGTTCGAGCGCTACGAGCGCGTGCGCCGGGTGTCGGCGTCGCGGGCGATCCGCCAAGCGGCGTTCAACATGCGCATGGGCGCGCCGGCCGCGGGCGGGCGCCTGCGACTCCGCAACGCCGCCGTGCGCACGCTCGCCGTGCCGCCGCTGAGGGCGGTGCTCGCCCGGGCGTTCACGATGCGCTGGCTGTAGCTCGCTGCATCCGTTCGCTGCTCGCTGCGCGCCGCGCCGCTCGCCGCGCCTCGCGTCGGAGGACGGTTCTCGCGTCGGAGGACGCCGACCCGTTGCCTCCGACGCGACCCGTTACCTCCGACGCGACCCGTTACCTCCGACGCTCAGAGCACGACGCTCAGAGCACGACGCGGGTGAGGCGGAAGACCGGGATCAGGCGCTCGGTCTTCAGTTGGTAGTCGGCGTAGGGCGGGTAGGCCTCGACGGCCCGTGCCCACCAGCGCTCGCGCTCTTCACCCTCGAGTTCGTGTGCCTCGTAGTCGTGCTTCTCGCCTCCGTCTTGCAGCTCGACGTGCGGGTGCTTCTTCACGTTCCAGTACCAGACCGGATGCTTCGGCGCCCCGCCGAGCGAGGCGACCACCGCGTACTCGCCGTCGTGCTCGACGCGCATGAGGGCGGTCTTGCGGAGTTTGCCCGACTTGGCCCCGACCGTG encodes:
- a CDS encoding type III polyketide synthase, which produces MTVTLRGLSTVIPPTVLVQDEVRDVFAGQPGLGRLGQRIVATSFNVSGIERRHSVLDELRWDARPDNPVFFDIDSGELLMPGTKVRNELYAEHATKLYIEAGRAAIEATPGLEASDVTHVITVSCTGFYAPGPDFMIARELGLDPGVERYHLGFMGCYASIPALRIASQLAKADASAVVLVVSVELCTLHLRTSNDPDTIVASSLFADGAGSGIVTARPLESGERAFDLDRFATRITPVGEGDMAWKIGDHGFEMVLSNAIPAIIDDHITGALEPLFAHDDALAAALAGDGSSDAVEHWAIHPGGRSILDKVESRLGLTEAQLVPARETLRDYGNMSSATVLFVLRNILHSDAAADGDRVAAMAFGPGLTVESALMTVRV
- a CDS encoding methyltransferase; the protein is MTVVSPCSSASPASGSPAGLGSQASGSPAGLGSRDGEAQELMDSPDADPAMLAKTYERFRLVNAVVSGERAVYLQWVRPRLSPVWGTRLLDIGAGSADLPRRLLRWAEEDGLRLEVTAIDPDARAMAWAAAKPPTAGLTLRRAMSGELVDEGEHFDVVISNHVLHHLDGREFGALLRDSELLLGPGGLAVHGDIERTRLGYAGFWLGTLPFAGNLLAGSYIRPDGLTSIRRSHTAAELAPVLPDGWAVRRAFPSRLEVIWGVDV
- a CDS encoding FAD-dependent oxidoreductase; amino-acid sequence: MSEASAARSGDGGHVRMRDVAIVGGGPVGLLLACLLAQRGRDVVVLERRTVRSGRSRAIGIHPPGLGALGRVGLDAEVRDSGVEIRDGRVTCEGRVLGSMSFARAGSVWSLPQLETEAMLERRLEDLAPGALEHGVEVRTLRDRGTHVEVAGDRGDGTVAVRARYVVGADGVRSGIRDLVGIGWAPRPGRAHYVMGDTRDDTGEPSTALLHFEPAGVVESFPLPGGRRRWVAWVRRPPREAGAPQLATIVAARVDGRFDVSAAAEPSVFEARQHLAERMHRGRVALVGDAAHEISPIGGQGMNLGWLDALALDRDLAAALDAGAPLDAFERYERVRRVSASRAIRQAAFNMRMGAPAAGGRLRLRNAAVRTLAVPPLRAVLARAFTMRWL
- a CDS encoding nitroreductase family deazaflavin-dependent oxidoreductase yields the protein MPLEGEYEPSTSGWARTQAEAFEASNGEASNTLRGMPIIVLTTVGAKSGKLRKTALMRVEHDGEYAVVASLGGAPKHPVWYWNVKKHPHVELQDGGEKHDYEAHELEGEERERWWARAVEAYPPYADYQLKTERLIPVFRLTRVVL